A genome region from Conger conger chromosome 16, fConCon1.1, whole genome shotgun sequence includes the following:
- the mfsd13al gene encoding transmembrane protein 180-like isoform X2: MALGIFGLHPSALAYCMTTLGASMMNSMFSFYYVKLFLNKYKISEGAFHQAQVVYMVWNAVNDPLFGYLQDNARAACCSRRRLSILYGAPFYALAFLLPWFPWQTYAAGDWLSGAHLVVALCAFDGMLTFVLLAQCALFAEISAQYHSRLQLVRYSQAASLVGSSSVLFCGLLSSNMDDFAAFQKVAVTVAMLACFSMAYTGLYSESRFDSKASDHAPGPSQPALSLRAVISLTGQILAQRDFQLFVLMNFFQVFMVAFCSNFTLIFVDHLIPPNVLPSFAKSLMYGAGFICPQLLVLCSQGLLQQVGYYRLILLSFYLEAAMAVIMFLLGPQHYYFLALFLTTVMVLVQAAFSLFNLPLADIIDSDLQKYKRSDTPPLKNLITAFLLSPANSLLFLRARLAHSVF; the protein is encoded by the exons ATGGCGCTGGGTATTTTTGGGTTGCATCCCTCCGCTCTAGCGTATTGCATGACAACGCTGGGAGCAAGCATGATGAACAGCATGTTCAGCTTCTATTACGTGAAACTTTTCTTAAACAAGTATAAGATATCCGAGGGCGCTTTCCACCAGGCACAA GTGGTCTACATGGTGTGGAACGCGGTGAATGACCCGCTGTTCGGGTACCTGCAGGACAACGCTCGGGCGGCCTGCTGTTCCCGCAGGCGGCTCTCTATCCTCTACGGAGCCCCCTTCTACGCCCTGGCCTTTCTGCTGCCCTGGTTCCCCTGGCAAACGTACGCGGCGGGCGACTGGCTGAGCGGCGCCCACCTGGTGGTAGCGCTGTGCGCGTTCGACGGCATGCTGACGTTCGTGCTGCTGGCCCAGTGCGCGCTGTTCGCCGAGATCTCCGCGCAGTACCACAGCCGCCTGCAGCTGGTGCGGTACAGCCAGGCGGCTTCCCTGGTCGGTTCGTCCAGCGTGCTCTTCTGCGGCCTGCTGTCCAGCAACATGGACGACTTCGCCGCCTTCCAGAAGGTGGCGGTCACCGTGGCGATGCTGGCCTGCTTCAGCATGGCGTACACGGGCCTCTACAGCGAGAGCCGCTTCGATAGCAAGGCTTCGGACCACGCCCCGGGCCCCTCCCAGCCGGCGCTGTCCCTCAGGGCCGTGATCTCTCTGACCGGGCAGATCTTGGCCCAGCGGGACTTCCAGCTCTTTGTGCTGATGAACTTCTTCCAGGTGTTTATGGTGGCCTTCTGCAGCAACTTCACCCTCATCTTCGTTGACCATCTCATTCCTCCCAACGTCCTTCCCTCGTTCGCAAAGAGCCTGATGTACGGAGCCGGCTTCATCTGTCCACAG ctctTAGTGCTGTGCAGTCAGGGCCTGCTGCAGCAGGTAGGGTATTACAGGCTGATCCTTCTGAGTTTCTACCTGGAGGCGGCCATGGCCGTGATCATGTTCCTGCTGGGTCCTCAGCACTACTACTTCCTGGCACTTTTTCTCACCACCGTTAT ggTGCTTGTCCAGGCTGCCTTCAGTCTCTTTAACTTACCTCTGGCGGACATCATCGACTCAGACCTTCAGAAATACAAGCGGAG TGACACCCCCCCCCTTAAAAACCTCATCACAGCATTCCTGCTCAGTCCTGCCAACAGTCTCCTGTTCTTGAGAGCACGGTTAGCTCATAGTGTGTTCTAG